A genomic segment from Lignipirellula cremea encodes:
- a CDS encoding flavin monoamine oxidase family protein: MKVWKVGIVGGGPGGLMTAYALQKLSNSPMRITLFEASPRLGGKILTPEFSAAPVAYEAGAAEFYDYSIFEEDPLKELIAELGLPIRAMGGPAVVMNHRILSNLDDLQEQFGPATVQAFLEFDRLAKDHMTPREFCHYDDPDGGVRPAEPHRFDGRLAGVVEPDARRYIENLIHSDLAAEPAQTSIAYGLQNYLMNDPAYMHLYGIEGGNERLPQELARRLAASILREHPVQSIALTGERQLRVTAVSQGEPVCQDFDFVVIALPHLHLKSIAFPSERLSQAMQRHFDHYNHPAHYLRITILFDRPFWREAFTDSYWMLDEFGGCCLYDESSRAPGSTQGVLGWLLGGDVAMQMSDWSDERLINAVLEALPRFLAHGREHLLEGRVHRWIGAVNAMPGGMETIDLDRRHQPEPVEHPHLWMVGDYMFDSTLNGVLDSAEYVAAWLAAEMADNKGEDA; encoded by the coding sequence ATGAAAGTCTGGAAGGTGGGAATTGTAGGCGGCGGGCCCGGCGGACTGATGACGGCCTATGCGCTGCAAAAGTTGTCCAACAGCCCGATGCGCATCACCTTGTTCGAAGCCAGCCCGCGACTGGGCGGCAAGATTCTGACCCCCGAGTTCTCCGCCGCGCCGGTCGCCTACGAGGCGGGCGCCGCCGAGTTTTACGACTACTCGATCTTTGAAGAGGATCCGCTGAAAGAGCTGATCGCTGAACTGGGCCTGCCGATCCGGGCGATGGGCGGGCCGGCTGTCGTGATGAATCACCGCATCCTTTCCAATCTCGACGACCTGCAGGAGCAGTTTGGCCCGGCGACGGTCCAGGCGTTCCTGGAGTTTGATCGCCTGGCCAAGGACCACATGACCCCGCGGGAGTTCTGCCACTACGACGATCCTGACGGCGGCGTGCGACCGGCCGAGCCGCATCGTTTTGACGGACGCCTGGCCGGCGTCGTTGAGCCCGACGCCCGGCGCTACATTGAGAACCTGATCCACTCCGATCTGGCCGCCGAGCCCGCCCAGACCAGCATCGCCTATGGCCTGCAGAACTACCTGATGAATGATCCAGCGTACATGCATTTGTACGGCATCGAAGGCGGCAATGAACGCTTGCCGCAGGAACTGGCCCGGCGACTGGCGGCGTCGATCCTGCGGGAACACCCGGTGCAGAGCATCGCCCTGACCGGAGAGCGTCAACTGCGAGTGACGGCCGTCTCGCAAGGGGAGCCGGTGTGCCAGGACTTCGACTTTGTGGTGATCGCCCTGCCGCATCTGCATCTGAAGTCGATCGCTTTTCCCAGCGAGCGATTGTCCCAGGCGATGCAGCGTCACTTTGATCATTACAACCACCCGGCCCATTACCTGCGGATCACCATCCTGTTCGACCGGCCGTTCTGGCGGGAGGCATTTACCGATTCCTACTGGATGCTCGACGAGTTCGGCGGCTGTTGCCTTTACGATGAATCCTCCCGGGCGCCGGGCAGCACGCAGGGGGTGCTGGGCTGGCTGCTGGGCGGCGATGTGGCGATGCAGATGAGCGACTGGTCTGACGAACGGCTGATTAACGCCGTGCTTGAAGCCTTGCCGCGATTCCTCGCGCACGGCCGGGAGCATCTGCTTGAAGGACGCGTGCATCGCTGGATCGGGGCGGTCAATGCGATGCCCGGCGGGATGGAAACAATCGACCTGGACCGGCGACATCAACCCGAGCCGGTCGAGCATCCGCACTTGTGGATGGTGGGCGATTACATGTTCGATTCAACCCTCAACGGCGTTCTCGACTCCGCCGAGTACGTGGCCGCCTGGCTTGCCGCCGAGATGGCCGACAACAAGGGAGAAGACGCTTGA
- a CDS encoding putative bifunctional diguanylate cyclase/phosphodiesterase, giving the protein MTNSLGYLLVVDDEEMNRDMLSRRLQLEGFTVATAASGAESLQMLENEKFDAVLLDVMMPMLNGYEVLAEIRKTHSNLELPVLMVTAKSQSEDMVNAFEAGANDYITKPINFPVALARIHSHVASKKLSLQLRESETRYALSAAGANDGLWDWDRLTNKVYFSERWKSMLGYTADEVTDAPHEWFHRVHPEDLPHLQKALLTHRSGQTEQFQSEHRMLHKDQSYRWVLTRGVAIRDAQGREIRMAGSQTDITRGKAADPLTGLPNRVLFMDHLQTAIKTTAERTDCLLAVLFLDLDRFKIINDSLGHQAGDELLVTVARRLESCMRMSDIVGRVSQRCTIARFGGDEFVILLNGIKSPENAGAVADRILGVLLEPLQLCGHEVSLSASVGIAMGSGEDQSADDLVRDADTAMYRAKSGGKSCWRMFDQTMRTQAVARMTLEADMKLALERNEFCVYYQPIVALPSGRIEGFEALVRWQHPTQGLLAPIDFVPVAEETGFILELGMWVLEEACQQLCEWQTANPSPIPLTMSVNVSNKQFTDPQLIPRVLACLERTGLDGGSLKLEITETAIMTNPAAASHTLDQLREAGVRVSLDDFGTGYSSLSYLQQFPIDTLKIDRSFVQRLGGSPQAHEIVKTIISLAHNLGMNVTAEGIEEVDQQDKLREIACENGQGYYYSRPVPGASIQDLLDANELKFTNNQLMATIMPAHFAKSASTASLA; this is encoded by the coding sequence ATGACTAACTCCCTGGGATATCTCCTGGTCGTTGACGACGAGGAAATGAACCGCGACATGTTAAGTCGCCGACTGCAGCTGGAAGGCTTTACCGTCGCCACCGCCGCCAGTGGAGCCGAGTCCCTGCAGATGCTGGAGAACGAAAAGTTCGACGCCGTGCTGCTTGATGTGATGATGCCGATGCTCAACGGCTACGAGGTTCTGGCCGAAATCCGCAAAACGCATTCCAACCTGGAGCTACCGGTGCTGATGGTGACCGCCAAAAGCCAGAGCGAAGACATGGTCAACGCGTTCGAAGCGGGAGCCAATGATTACATCACCAAGCCGATCAATTTCCCCGTCGCCCTGGCGCGGATTCACAGCCATGTCGCCAGCAAGAAACTGTCGCTGCAGCTGCGCGAAAGCGAAACCCGCTACGCCCTGTCCGCCGCCGGAGCCAACGACGGCCTGTGGGACTGGGACCGGCTGACGAACAAAGTCTATTTTTCCGAGCGCTGGAAATCGATGCTGGGTTATACGGCGGACGAGGTCACCGACGCGCCCCACGAGTGGTTCCATCGCGTCCACCCCGAGGATCTGCCGCACCTCCAGAAGGCGCTCCTTACCCACCGCTCCGGGCAGACCGAACAGTTCCAAAGCGAACATCGGATGCTGCACAAGGACCAGTCCTACCGCTGGGTGCTCACTCGCGGCGTCGCCATTCGCGATGCCCAGGGCCGCGAGATCCGCATGGCCGGATCCCAGACCGACATCACCCGCGGCAAAGCGGCCGACCCGCTGACAGGCCTGCCAAACCGGGTGCTGTTTATGGATCACCTGCAGACGGCGATCAAAACGACTGCGGAGCGAACCGACTGCCTGCTCGCCGTGCTGTTTCTTGATCTGGACCGCTTCAAAATCATCAACGACAGCCTGGGCCACCAGGCCGGCGACGAACTGCTGGTGACGGTCGCCAGGCGGCTGGAATCCTGCATGCGGATGTCGGACATCGTGGGCCGGGTCAGCCAGCGCTGTACGATCGCTCGTTTCGGCGGCGATGAATTCGTCATTCTTCTCAACGGCATCAAATCGCCCGAGAACGCCGGCGCCGTAGCGGATCGGATCCTGGGCGTGCTGCTGGAACCCCTGCAGCTGTGCGGGCATGAGGTTTCCTTGTCGGCAAGTGTCGGCATCGCCATGGGTTCCGGCGAAGACCAGTCCGCCGACGACCTGGTGCGGGACGCTGACACTGCTATGTACCGCGCCAAATCCGGCGGCAAGTCGTGCTGGCGAATGTTTGATCAAACCATGCGAACCCAGGCCGTCGCCCGGATGACGCTGGAAGCAGATATGAAACTCGCCCTGGAACGGAACGAGTTCTGCGTCTACTACCAGCCAATCGTCGCGCTTCCATCGGGACGCATTGAAGGTTTTGAAGCCCTGGTGCGATGGCAGCATCCGACGCAGGGACTGCTGGCGCCGATTGACTTTGTGCCGGTCGCCGAAGAAACGGGCTTCATCCTGGAACTGGGCATGTGGGTGCTGGAAGAGGCCTGCCAGCAGCTTTGCGAGTGGCAAACGGCCAACCCTTCGCCGATCCCGCTCACGATGAGCGTGAATGTTTCCAACAAGCAGTTCACCGATCCGCAGTTAATTCCGCGGGTGCTGGCCTGCCTGGAGAGAACCGGCCTGGACGGCGGAAGTCTGAAGCTGGAAATCACCGAAACGGCCATCATGACCAATCCGGCCGCCGCCTCTCACACGCTCGACCAGCTTCGCGAAGCGGGCGTCCGCGTCAGCCTCGACGACTTCGGCACGGGCTACTCGTCGCTTAGCTACCTGCAGCAGTTCCCGATCGATACCCTGAAAATTGATCGTTCCTTTGTGCAGCGACTGGGCGGCTCCCCGCAAGCCCATGAGATTGTCAAAACGATTATCTCCCTGGCCCACAACCTGGGGATGAACGTGACCGCCGAGGGGATTGAAGAAGTCGACCAGCAGGACAAACTCCGGGAAATCGCCTGCGAGAATGGCCAGGGATACTACTACTCGCGTCCCGTGCCGGGCGCCTCCATCCAGGACCTGTTGGACGCGAACGAACTCAAATTCACAAACAACCAGCTGATGGCGACAATCATGCCGGCCCACTTTGCCAAATCGGCTTCCACCGCAAGCCTGGCGTAG
- a CDS encoding RtcB family protein — MAKGSYHGPLEQVSETCWRIPRSYKEGMLVDGLIYADERLIDQIKADQAPEQVANVAFLPGIQHASLAMPDIHWGYGFCIGGVAATDPEEGGVISPGGVGYDINCGVRLMRSNLFYSDVKKQLESLMDALHAHTPAGVGREGKHHFKQRELLQLLEQGSSYLRGRGLATAEDIEHTEANGCIAEALPGNVSQRALQRGANQCGTLGSGNHFLEVQVVEAIFDEEAAYVMGLEKDMICVMIHSGSRGLGYQVCDDALKMLRGAPIKYGIDLPDQQLACAPIDSEEGQHYLGAMCAAANFAWCNRQLLMHQAREAFEKTFLKGFEALGLELVYDVAHNIAKLERHHTGGKDRQVWVHRKGATRAFPAGHPETPERYQAIGQPVLIPGDMGRASYVLAGQPGSMEHTFGTCCHGAGRQMSRTAAVKHAQGRDIKKELKARGVSARSHSWRGLAEEQPDAYKDVNQVVDVVHQANLAKKVARMRPIGVVKG; from the coding sequence ATGGCCAAAGGCAGCTACCACGGACCGCTCGAACAGGTCAGCGAAACCTGCTGGCGCATTCCCCGCTCGTATAAAGAAGGCATGCTCGTCGATGGGCTGATCTACGCCGACGAACGGCTGATCGATCAGATCAAAGCCGATCAGGCGCCGGAGCAGGTCGCTAATGTGGCGTTCTTGCCAGGCATCCAGCATGCCAGCCTGGCGATGCCCGACATCCACTGGGGATACGGCTTTTGCATCGGCGGCGTGGCCGCTACCGATCCGGAAGAAGGCGGCGTGATCTCGCCCGGCGGCGTCGGTTACGACATCAACTGCGGCGTCCGTTTGATGCGCAGCAACCTGTTCTATTCCGACGTGAAAAAGCAGCTGGAATCGCTGATGGATGCGCTGCATGCTCATACGCCCGCCGGCGTCGGACGCGAAGGGAAGCACCACTTCAAGCAGCGCGAACTGCTGCAGTTGCTGGAGCAGGGCTCCTCGTACCTGCGCGGCCGCGGCCTGGCGACGGCCGAAGATATCGAACATACCGAGGCCAACGGCTGCATCGCCGAGGCGTTGCCAGGCAATGTCAGCCAGCGCGCCTTGCAGCGCGGCGCCAACCAGTGCGGTACGCTTGGATCCGGCAATCATTTCCTGGAAGTGCAGGTGGTGGAAGCGATCTTCGACGAAGAAGCGGCGTACGTCATGGGGCTGGAAAAGGACATGATCTGCGTGATGATCCACTCCGGCTCCCGCGGACTGGGGTACCAGGTCTGCGATGACGCGCTCAAAATGCTCCGCGGGGCGCCGATCAAGTACGGCATTGATCTGCCCGACCAGCAACTGGCCTGCGCGCCGATCGATAGCGAAGAAGGCCAGCACTACCTGGGAGCCATGTGTGCGGCCGCCAACTTTGCCTGGTGCAATCGTCAATTGCTGATGCACCAGGCCCGCGAAGCGTTTGAGAAAACGTTCCTCAAAGGGTTCGAAGCGCTCGGACTGGAACTGGTGTACGACGTGGCCCATAACATCGCTAAACTGGAACGCCACCATACGGGCGGCAAGGATAGGCAGGTCTGGGTGCATCGCAAGGGAGCCACAAGGGCCTTTCCCGCTGGCCATCCGGAAACGCCGGAGCGCTACCAGGCGATCGGTCAACCGGTGCTGATCCCGGGCGACATGGGCCGCGCCAGTTATGTGCTGGCGGGTCAGCCCGGCAGCATGGAGCATACGTTCGGCACCTGCTGCCATGGCGCCGGCCGGCAGATGAGCCGCACCGCCGCGGTGAAGCACGCCCAGGGCCGCGATATCAAAAAGGAGCTGAAGGCCCGCGGCGTTAGCGCCCGTTCCCATAGTTGGCGCGGCCTGGCGGAAGAGCAGCCCGATGCTTACAAGGATGTGAACCAGGTCGTCGACGTGGTGCACCAAGCCAACCTGGCGAAAAAAGTCGCCCGGATGCGGCCCATCGGCGTGGTGAAAGGGTAA
- a CDS encoding M20 metallopeptidase family protein gives MRTTSNASGPLLNMDITHSSPPAWSQLLDQAIDRRFPAMVELRRHLHQHPELSGHEQQTSLHLYQKLGDDGFDVRLGPEGRGVIADSVDAARSTSGWLALRADIDALRIHDRKETAYRSQRPGVMHACGHDGHTALVWGAITALSDLRREGALPWETPVRGIFQPAEETCAGAREMIHVGALQGVRAIMAVHMDPGRQVGRIGLRPGVLTANCDEMKISIVGRGGHAARPHEASDPITAAAQLIQALYMHIPRSTDSQDAVVVTIGEIRGGDNANVIPEEVTLRGTIRTLDRTVRAQTREHICRLGAGIGQTCDVKVSVDFGLGSGSVNNDPQLIHLFRRASEDRLGAEAIDNIPRASMGSEDFAFYLDHVPGAMLRLGCASETVGRSALHTPTFDIDEEALRIGAGVLARSAIYWAQSQLA, from the coding sequence ATGAGGACGACTTCTAACGCTTCTGGCCCGCTGCTCAATATGGATATCACGCATTCTTCCCCGCCCGCCTGGTCCCAGCTGCTCGATCAGGCGATCGACCGGCGCTTTCCGGCGATGGTCGAACTCCGCCGGCATCTGCATCAACACCCGGAACTTTCCGGCCACGAACAACAAACCAGCCTGCACCTGTACCAGAAACTGGGGGACGACGGCTTCGACGTCCGGCTGGGTCCCGAAGGCCGCGGTGTGATCGCCGATTCGGTCGATGCGGCCCGGTCCACCTCCGGCTGGCTCGCCCTGCGCGCTGATATCGACGCCCTCCGCATCCACGATCGCAAGGAGACCGCCTACCGCAGCCAGCGGCCCGGCGTGATGCATGCCTGCGGCCACGACGGCCATACGGCCCTGGTCTGGGGAGCGATCACCGCCTTGAGCGATCTCCGTCGCGAAGGCGCCCTGCCCTGGGAAACGCCAGTCCGCGGCATCTTCCAGCCGGCCGAAGAAACGTGCGCCGGCGCCCGGGAAATGATCCATGTCGGCGCCCTGCAGGGAGTCCGGGCGATCATGGCCGTGCATATGGATCCGGGTCGCCAGGTGGGCCGGATCGGGCTCCGCCCCGGCGTGCTGACGGCGAACTGCGATGAAATGAAGATCAGCATCGTCGGCCGCGGCGGCCATGCGGCCCGACCGCACGAAGCCAGCGATCCGATTACCGCTGCCGCCCAGCTGATCCAGGCGCTGTACATGCACATCCCCCGATCCACCGATAGCCAGGACGCCGTCGTCGTCACCATCGGCGAGATCCGCGGCGGCGATAACGCCAATGTGATCCCCGAAGAAGTCACCCTGCGGGGGACAATCCGCACGCTTGACCGCACCGTCAGGGCCCAAACCCGCGAGCACATCTGCCGCCTGGGCGCGGGCATCGGACAGACCTGCGATGTCAAAGTGAGCGTCGATTTCGGCCTGGGCTCCGGCTCCGTGAACAACGACCCGCAGCTGATCCACTTGTTCCGACGCGCCAGCGAAGATCGGCTCGGCGCCGAGGCGATCGACAACATCCCTCGCGCCAGCATGGGCAGCGAGGACTTCGCCTTTTATCTTGATCACGTGCCCGGCGCCATGTTGCGGCTGGGCTGCGCTTCCGAAACGGTGGGCCGCTCTGCGCTGCATACGCCGACGTTTGATATTGACGAAGAAGCGCTCCGCATCGGCGCCGGCGTGCTGGCCCGCTCCGCCATCTACTGGGCCCAGAGCCAGCTGGCGTAG
- a CDS encoding RMD1 family protein: protein MNSTKPKKSAAKPSASANHAPSPTGATLPPTSSLQRIAFVASVAPQQQVLLELPHAMQRWAVVVPEEGTPAASPSQPVDSSTLAQPTAGSKAAAPAPAHPAVDLLLLTIPARSSDAVLEAEPDLQATMQQWAEASLAPGEPPCMVMLLQGARICWTPGRVAVLAPPDRLESIVGNLIETAFLEAELRGIERDLGQAWPQLEADLPLAFEFEERSIRKRKQLRNRFQQVLLLRAKLARIGPYVHAPHLHPPTLASQVGERLRERARMPHRHEFLGEQLEVFERVYELCGERSSNFMQTRSGNILEWIIIVLLLAQLLFSSFDLLTSLGQ, encoded by the coding sequence ATGAACTCCACGAAACCAAAAAAGTCCGCAGCCAAACCGTCCGCCAGCGCGAACCATGCACCGTCCCCGACCGGTGCGACTCTGCCGCCGACCTCTTCCCTCCAGCGCATCGCATTTGTCGCGTCGGTCGCTCCGCAGCAGCAGGTGCTGCTGGAACTGCCGCACGCCATGCAGCGCTGGGCCGTCGTCGTCCCCGAAGAAGGAACGCCTGCAGCCAGCCCGTCCCAGCCCGTGGATTCCTCCACTTTGGCGCAGCCGACGGCCGGATCGAAAGCCGCCGCCCCGGCTCCCGCGCACCCGGCGGTCGATCTGCTGTTGCTGACGATTCCGGCCCGTTCTTCCGACGCGGTGCTGGAGGCGGAGCCGGATCTGCAGGCGACCATGCAGCAGTGGGCCGAGGCGTCGCTGGCGCCCGGCGAACCGCCCTGCATGGTGATGCTGCTGCAGGGAGCGCGGATCTGCTGGACGCCGGGCCGAGTCGCCGTGCTGGCGCCGCCGGATCGTCTGGAAAGCATTGTCGGCAATCTGATCGAAACGGCGTTCCTGGAAGCCGAGCTGCGCGGGATTGAACGGGACCTGGGCCAGGCATGGCCGCAGCTGGAAGCCGACCTGCCGCTGGCGTTTGAATTTGAAGAGCGTTCGATCCGCAAGCGGAAGCAGCTTCGCAACCGCTTCCAGCAGGTGCTGCTGCTAAGGGCGAAGCTGGCGCGGATCGGCCCCTATGTGCACGCCCCGCACCTGCATCCGCCCACGCTGGCCAGCCAGGTCGGCGAGCGGCTCCGCGAAAGGGCCCGCATGCCGCACCGGCACGAGTTTCTGGGAGAGCAGCTGGAGGTGTTTGAACGCGTGTATGAGCTATGCGGCGAACGATCCAGCAACTTCATGCAGACGCGTTCCGGTAATATTCTGGAGTGGATCATTATTGTGCTGCTGCTGGCGCAGTTGCTGTTCTCCAGTTTTGATCTGCTGACAAGCCTGGGGCAGTAA
- a CDS encoding DUF1624 domain-containing protein gives MRYSSIDVLRMLAIFVMVLVHFCENLSGYKLPFSGFGAPLFAFLSGVSYRLWSQARQAKGVTDEEIFKISVRRGLFVFGVGFAFNILVWMPEDTFNWDVLTFIGAALLLLGVVRKLPLPVLAVMAAMSLLVSPILRALADYDAYWVLGYLDGDLTLSDLLIGFLAVGYFPFFPWICFSLTGYIASAWLFAEPDDELDEADEPPPAVWPLLLAGALLAGASGALLAAGPYLPVVVTTHVLRGWTMFPPTVEYVSGMLGYTLLLFGASHWAIDGRPWAMRFPGVLNIAKTFSQYSFTIYVLHHVVHLWPLWIYGVATGHEATYYWMKAMPVAAAIALALLFLLVCFLGLRLLGSQRTYGIESGMRWLCD, from the coding sequence TTGCGGTACTCTTCGATCGACGTCCTTAGAATGCTCGCCATTTTTGTCATGGTGCTGGTGCATTTTTGTGAAAACCTGTCGGGCTATAAGCTGCCGTTCTCCGGATTCGGGGCGCCCTTGTTTGCGTTCCTGTCGGGCGTGAGTTATCGCCTGTGGTCGCAAGCCCGCCAGGCCAAAGGGGTGACAGACGAGGAGATTTTCAAGATCTCCGTGCGGCGGGGGCTGTTCGTTTTTGGCGTTGGCTTTGCGTTCAATATCCTGGTCTGGATGCCGGAAGACACCTTCAACTGGGACGTGCTGACCTTTATCGGCGCCGCGCTGTTGCTGCTGGGCGTGGTGCGGAAACTGCCGTTGCCCGTGCTGGCCGTGATGGCCGCCATGTCACTATTGGTCAGCCCCATCTTGCGAGCGTTGGCGGACTACGACGCTTACTGGGTGCTGGGGTATCTGGACGGCGACCTGACGCTGTCCGATCTTCTGATCGGCTTCCTGGCGGTGGGCTACTTCCCGTTTTTTCCCTGGATCTGTTTCTCTCTGACGGGCTATATCGCCTCCGCCTGGCTGTTTGCCGAACCCGACGACGAACTCGACGAAGCGGACGAACCGCCGCCGGCGGTCTGGCCCTTGCTGCTGGCCGGCGCGCTGCTGGCCGGCGCGTCGGGCGCATTGCTGGCGGCCGGTCCGTATCTGCCGGTCGTGGTGACCACCCATGTGCTGCGCGGCTGGACGATGTTTCCGCCCACCGTCGAGTATGTCTCCGGCATGCTGGGTTATACGTTGCTGCTGTTTGGCGCCAGCCACTGGGCGATCGACGGCCGTCCCTGGGCGATGCGGTTCCCAGGCGTGCTGAATATCGCCAAGACCTTCAGCCAGTACTCCTTTACGATCTATGTCTTGCATCATGTGGTGCATTTGTGGCCGCTGTGGATTTACGGCGTGGCCACGGGGCACGAGGCGACCTATTACTGGATGAAAGCGATGCCAGTCGCCGCGGCGATTGCCCTGGCGTTGTTGTTCCTGCTCGTCTGTTTTCTGGGCCTGCGGCTGCTGGGTTCCCAGCGAACCTACGGCATCGAATCCGGCATGCGCTGGCTGTGCGACTGA
- a CDS encoding TraR/DksA family transcriptional regulator — translation MKEADLQMYQERLRALRSRVRGDVLSMSDAALNQTGSDASGELSRAPTHPADVGSDAYEQEFTLSLVEHDEDTLKSIEVALERIRTGDYGSCVECNARIPKARLNAIPFTPHCVKCAGKLE, via the coding sequence ATGAAAGAAGCCGATCTTCAGATGTACCAGGAGCGTCTCCGGGCCTTGCGCAGTCGGGTGCGGGGGGACGTTCTGTCAATGAGTGATGCGGCGCTCAATCAGACCGGTTCCGACGCCAGCGGCGAACTTTCCCGGGCTCCGACTCACCCGGCCGATGTGGGCTCGGACGCCTACGAACAAGAGTTTACGCTGAGCCTGGTGGAACATGACGAAGACACGCTGAAATCGATCGAGGTTGCTCTTGAACGGATTCGGACCGGCGACTATGGTTCGTGCGTTGAATGTAACGCGCGAATTCCCAAGGCCCGACTCAATGCAATCCCCTTCACTCCCCACTGTGTCAAGTGTGCCGGCAAACTTGAGTAG
- a CDS encoding RrF2 family transcriptional regulator has translation MKFSQTVSYALQAILQLAEANSDAPVPCSRLAERGRMPERFLLQILRNLVTKGILRSTRGVDGGYTLVRSPDEITLLDLVEAIEGPLLPGDPVSETFAEPIRGKLDHLLAEVNGGIREKLQSVSITQFTQTG, from the coding sequence ATGAAATTCTCTCAAACTGTTTCTTACGCGTTGCAAGCCATTTTGCAATTGGCCGAAGCCAATTCCGACGCCCCGGTGCCGTGCAGTCGACTGGCCGAACGTGGACGTATGCCCGAACGCTTTCTCCTGCAGATTCTGCGGAATCTGGTCACCAAGGGGATCCTCCGCTCCACCCGCGGCGTCGACGGCGGCTATACGCTGGTTCGAAGTCCCGATGAGATCACGCTGCTCGACCTGGTGGAAGCAATCGAAGGACCGCTGCTTCCCGGCGACCCGGTCAGCGAGACCTTTGCCGAACCGATCCGTGGCAAGCTCGATCACCTGCTCGCGGAAGTCAACGGCGGCATTCGAGAAAAGCTCCAGTCCGTCAGCATCACGCAGTTCACGCAGACCGGCTGA
- the lspA gene encoding signal peptidase II, protein MQSPSLPTVSSVPANLSSLEETREETTLARASSPAVPRNRYVVFFSLAIVGCAIDLLTKHWVFRALGMPGQTEVYWLIEGYFGFQTATNPGALFGMGGAAQLSWLFALLSVVAALAIPYWLFYHGAASDLVLTIALGSVMGGVFGNLYDRLGLWSAPGAEGARICEVRDWILCCYGSYTWPNFNIADCLLVCGAALLMWRAFFTTTPEREAPPSKV, encoded by the coding sequence ATGCAATCCCCTTCACTCCCCACTGTGTCAAGTGTGCCGGCAAACTTGAGTAGCCTCGAAGAAACCCGCGAAGAAACCACTCTGGCGCGCGCGTCGTCCCCAGCGGTTCCGCGAAATCGGTATGTCGTGTTTTTCTCGCTCGCCATCGTGGGATGCGCGATTGATCTGCTCACCAAACACTGGGTTTTTCGTGCTTTGGGCATGCCCGGCCAGACCGAAGTCTACTGGCTGATCGAAGGATATTTCGGCTTTCAAACGGCCACCAACCCCGGCGCCCTGTTTGGCATGGGGGGCGCGGCTCAGTTGAGCTGGCTGTTTGCCTTGCTTTCCGTCGTGGCCGCATTGGCGATTCCCTACTGGTTATTCTACCACGGAGCTGCCAGCGACCTGGTTCTGACCATCGCCCTGGGCAGCGTCATGGGCGGCGTTTTCGGTAATTTGTACGACCGGCTGGGATTATGGTCGGCGCCAGGAGCCGAAGGGGCCCGCATCTGTGAAGTGCGCGACTGGATTCTATGTTGCTATGGCAGCTATACCTGGCCCAATTTCAACATCGCGGACTGCCTGCTGGTCTGCGGAGCCGCGTTGCTAATGTGGCGAGCATTTTTCACCACAACGCCAGAGCGGGAAGCCCCCCCTTCCAAAGTGTAG